A genomic segment from Salvia splendens isolate huo1 unplaced genomic scaffold, SspV2 ctg911, whole genome shotgun sequence encodes:
- the LOC121791781 gene encoding OVARIAN TUMOR DOMAIN-containing deubiquitinating enzyme 9-like: MGMVCDPDPDVVRWGLHHLFDVCSLAKNHSPPAVTCYVEDNSATYTLKEEFCNTAESVVENDKAITQALQDEFIRLDAANDLGSVSSREEQHQNDSILAQNWPFSSACS, from the exons ATGGGGATGGTGTGTGATCCAGATCCTGATGTAGTACGTTGGGGGCTTCACCACCTCTTCGACGTTTGCTCGTTAGCAAAAAATCACTCGCCACCAGCTGTGACGTGCTATGTGGAGGACAATTCAGCAACGTATACATTGAAGGAGGAGTTCTGCAATACAGCAGAATCCGTAGTGGAGAACGATAAGGCAATCACTCAAGCTCTTCAGGATGAGTTCATAAGGCTCGATGCTGCAAATGATCTGGGATCTGTGTCTTCTCGAGAAGAACAACATCAAAATGATTCGATTCTCGCTCAGAATTGGCCCTTCAGCTCTG CATGTTCCTAA
- the LOC121791780 gene encoding uncharacterized protein C24H6.02c-like, producing MAARRILSLIAAKYAQNPLPREVSRKFHPSPNSFSRNYEQYTRGFKSLSEASVPSVQNPAENGSCSSNSDQSTSGCFASSKNDQAAVKHQVKSDLKVSERHDLVMMFTCKVCDTRNLRTACRESYDKGVVVARCNGCDNLHLIADRLGWFGEPSSVEEFLAARGRK from the exons ATGGCGGCGCGGcgaattctctctctcataGCTGCAAAATATGCGCAGAATCCTCTCCCCAGAG AGGTCTCTAGGAAGTTTCATCCTTCTCCAAACTCGTTCTCTCGCAACTACGAGCAGTATACCAGAGGGTTCAAGTCTCTCTCAGAAGCCAGTGTTCCATCTGTGCAAAATCCAGCCGAAAACGGAAGTTGCAGCTCGAACAGTGACCAGAGCACGAGCGGATGCTTCGCCAGCTCGAAAAACGACCAGGCTGCTGTGAAGCACCAAGTGAAATCCGACTTGAAGGTTTCGGAGAGGCACGATCTTGTCATGATGTTCACTTGCAAAGTCTGCGACACCAGAAACCTCAGAACGGCCTGTCGTGAGTCGTACGACAAAGGCGTGGTGGTTGCTAGATGCAATGGCTGCGACAATCTGCACCTGATCGCGGACCGGCTGGGATGGTTTGGAGAACCGAGCAGCGTCGAGGAGTTTCTGGCAGCTCGCGGGAGGAAGTGA